The following are from one region of the Paenibacillus protaetiae genome:
- the miaA gene encoding tRNA (adenosine(37)-N6)-dimethylallyltransferase MiaA, with translation MLTATNDTALPSITMEGGKPPLLVLIGPTAVGKTKLSIEIAKAWNAEIISGDSMQVYRGMDIGTAKITTEEQQGIRHHLIDICDPDTPFSAADFQLRCTEAIADIASRGKLPFIVGGTGLYVESVCYGYQFADNGSDEQFRQHMQRIADEHGAEALHERLKQIDPKSAERLHPNDVRRVIRALEVYHLTGETFSSQQEGQKRESPYELCIIGLSLDRAELYQRIEQRIDLMMEQGLVEEVRQLLQSGTPPHAVAMQGLGYKEIAAYLNGECTLEAAVTLLKRDTRRFAKRQLSWFRHMENIHWIDMGENFSNNLAAIHDILEGKFQVHLEYTSNQSFLDGGNVQ, from the coding sequence ATGTTGACAGCAACAAATGATACCGCTCTTCCGTCCATTACAATGGAGGGAGGCAAACCTCCCCTGCTCGTTCTGATTGGGCCAACCGCGGTCGGCAAGACGAAGCTTAGCATCGAAATTGCAAAAGCATGGAACGCGGAAATTATTAGCGGCGATTCCATGCAGGTATACCGCGGCATGGATATTGGCACGGCGAAAATAACGACGGAAGAGCAGCAAGGTATCCGCCATCACCTGATTGATATATGCGACCCGGACACCCCGTTTTCCGCGGCGGATTTCCAGCTGCGGTGCACGGAAGCTATCGCTGACATTGCGTCCAGAGGCAAACTTCCTTTTATTGTGGGCGGCACCGGGTTATATGTAGAATCGGTATGTTACGGCTACCAGTTCGCGGACAACGGCTCGGATGAACAATTCCGCCAGCATATGCAGCGGATTGCAGATGAACATGGCGCCGAAGCTTTGCACGAACGGCTTAAGCAGATCGATCCGAAATCGGCGGAGCGGCTCCACCCTAACGATGTGCGGCGGGTCATCCGGGCGCTGGAAGTTTATCATCTGACCGGTGAAACGTTCTCTTCGCAGCAGGAAGGTCAAAAACGGGAATCTCCTTACGAATTATGTATAATAGGCTTATCCCTCGACCGCGCCGAGCTGTACCAAAGAATCGAGCAGCGCATTGACCTGATGATGGAACAAGGGCTTGTCGAAGAGGTGAGGCAGCTGCTTCAAAGCGGGACGCCGCCCCATGCGGTTGCGATGCAAGGCTTGGGTTATAAAGAAATCGCCGCTTATTTGAATGGTGAGTGTACGCTTGAAGCTGCAGTGACGTTATTGAAACGGGATACAAGAAGATTCGCGAAGCGCCAGCTCTCCTGGTTCAGACATATGGAAAACATTCATTGGATTGACATGGGGGAGAATTTTAGCAACAATTTAGCTGCTATTCATGATATACTAGAAGGAAAGTTTCAAGTCCATCTTGAATATACTTCTAATCAATCTTTTTTAGACGGGGGTAACGTCCAATGA
- a CDS encoding outer spore coat protein CotE: protein MTIADKQLQYREIITKAVCGKGRKFSTVTHTVTPPHVPTSILGAWIINHQYEAVRSGDGIEVIGTYDINIWYSYSKNSQTDVAKESVHYVEHIPLSYLDPKHRSSTEEVTAECLQEPNCIEANTSSNGTDVVVRVEREYAVEMVAETKVCVAVVPGGIDGLDGKEFEFGLGDGDYEDLDPDLLDDEL from the coding sequence ATGACTATTGCAGATAAACAGCTTCAGTACAGAGAAATAATTACGAAAGCTGTCTGCGGCAAAGGTCGTAAGTTTTCCACTGTAACCCATACCGTAACGCCGCCTCATGTACCAACAAGCATTTTGGGCGCATGGATAATTAACCATCAATATGAAGCGGTTCGTTCGGGCGACGGCATCGAGGTTATCGGTACTTACGATATCAACATTTGGTATTCGTACAGTAAAAATTCGCAAACAGACGTAGCAAAGGAATCCGTACATTATGTAGAGCATATCCCGCTGTCGTACCTGGATCCGAAGCATAGAAGCTCTACAGAGGAAGTAACGGCTGAATGCCTGCAGGAGCCAAACTGCATCGAGGCCAATACTTCATCGAACGGTACGGATGTTGTCGTTCGGGTAGAACGGGAATACGCAGTTGAAATGGTTGCCGAAACCAAAGTTTGCGTAGCGGTTGTTCCAGGCGGCATCGACGGTCTGGACGGCAAAGAATTCGAATTCGGTCTCGGCGACGGAGACTATGAAGATCTCGACCCAGATCTTCTGGACGACGAGCTGTAA
- a CDS encoding class I SAM-dependent methyltransferase, protein MIVTTTDRPKPEMYAKAQLLSKELDIPFVPRRNRTLGKLAEQQRDERLLVVTDRELRYYYAGPQAPPLYFHPSMAYVRVKRLRAGEKDPLITISRCESGDKVLDCTAGLAADSLVFSYAVGTEGAVTALESEEALYVVVRDGLASYESSLPDVDEAMRRIRMVNTGHLSYLCSLPDNSVDIVYFDPMFREPIHESSALQPLRGLANVGALAEEAVAEAKRVARKTVVMKEHRDSGEFERLGFEKKHANTSKIAYGVIDVDSNK, encoded by the coding sequence ATGATTGTAACGACCACGGATCGCCCAAAGCCGGAAATGTATGCGAAAGCGCAGTTGTTATCGAAGGAGCTGGACATCCCGTTTGTGCCGCGCCGCAACCGGACGCTCGGCAAGCTGGCCGAGCAGCAGCGGGATGAACGGCTGCTTGTTGTAACCGATCGTGAGCTGCGGTATTATTATGCCGGGCCGCAAGCGCCTCCGCTATATTTTCATCCCAGCATGGCCTATGTCCGGGTCAAACGGCTGCGCGCCGGAGAAAAAGATCCGCTTATTACGATATCGCGCTGCGAATCTGGTGATAAAGTGCTGGATTGCACCGCTGGCCTCGCGGCTGACTCGCTCGTTTTCTCGTACGCGGTTGGTACTGAAGGGGCAGTAACAGCGCTGGAAAGCGAAGAGGCGTTGTATGTGGTTGTCCGGGACGGGCTTGCAAGCTATGAGTCGAGCCTGCCGGATGTGGATGAAGCGATGAGGCGGATCCGGATGGTGAACACCGGCCATCTTTCTTATTTGTGTTCGCTGCCGGATAATAGCGTAGATATTGTATATTTTGATCCGATGTTCCGTGAACCGATCCATGAATCGAGCGCTTTGCAGCCGCTGCGCGGGCTTGCCAATGTAGGCGCGCTGGCGGAGGAGGCGGTAGCGGAAGCGAAGCGGGTCGCCCGAAAAACGGTTGTGATGAAGGAACACCGCGACAGCGGCGAATTCGAACGGCTTGGGTTTGAGAAGAAGCATGCGAATACGTCGAAAATAGCTTATGGAGTGATAGATGTTGACAGCAACAAATGA
- the mutL gene encoding DNA mismatch repair endonuclease MutL, producing MGKIRVLDDQLANQIAAGEVVERPSSVVKELVENAVDAGSTAIDIVIEEGGLASIRVTDNGSGIEADDIETAFQRHATSKISSASDLFRIASLGFRGEALPSIAAVSRLTTVSSQESTGLGRRVVIEGGAVTANEPANAPQGTDMLVKDLFYNTPARLKYMKSIQTELGHISDYVNRIALAHPGIAFTLTHNGNTLLRTLGTGDRLQVIAAVYGSSAAKSMLPVEAETPDYEMRGYISKPEMTRANRNGMTTIVNGRYIRSFVLNQAIVQAYHTLLPINRFPLVVLELGMHPSLLDVNVHPSKMEVRFSKEAELKELVEQAVRAALRSERYIPGPESAAKPARSGPLYVQDAISFHRQEPPASGSGQAAYAGSDAAAPASRPPQRTSGHSAPFAGRASSEPYVPKDAAERLYAPPRYEGSQASGSGQPKPALAASGHQLSSAGEMREPAGLYAAGSVQPEDTGLADDGQPAAAYSEAAAASAAVDTAGGVRANAPFNPAKPWKPAAAEEQQAKERFPELSWIGQMHGTYMIAEAEDGLYLIDQHAAHERINYEYYFHKFGNPAKASQQLLIPLTLEFTPGEALQLQDRLDLFAEAGVEIEPFGAQTFLVRAYPEWFPQGEEKAIIEEMAELVIAERKSIDIAKLREQAAIMCSCKASIKANDRKTREEGEALIARLSNCSQPYTCPHGRPIIVHLSNYQLEKMFKRVMS from the coding sequence ATGGGGAAAATTCGCGTGCTGGACGATCAGCTGGCGAATCAGATCGCGGCGGGCGAAGTGGTGGAACGGCCGTCTTCCGTCGTGAAGGAGCTTGTTGAAAATGCGGTTGACGCCGGAAGCACGGCGATCGATATCGTTATCGAGGAAGGCGGGCTGGCGTCCATCCGGGTGACGGATAACGGCTCCGGCATTGAAGCAGACGATATCGAGACGGCTTTTCAACGCCATGCCACCAGCAAAATCAGCTCCGCAAGCGATTTGTTCCGCATTGCAAGCTTAGGTTTTCGAGGCGAGGCGCTGCCGAGTATTGCCGCGGTATCACGGTTAACGACAGTTTCCTCTCAGGAATCAACCGGTCTTGGCAGGCGGGTTGTCATAGAAGGCGGCGCCGTGACGGCCAATGAACCGGCCAATGCGCCGCAAGGAACGGATATGCTGGTGAAAGATTTGTTTTACAATACGCCTGCCCGTTTGAAATATATGAAATCGATCCAAACCGAGCTGGGGCATATATCCGATTATGTAAACCGGATTGCGCTCGCGCATCCCGGCATCGCTTTTACGCTGACGCATAACGGCAATACGCTGCTCCGGACGCTTGGCACTGGAGACCGCCTGCAAGTTATTGCCGCCGTTTACGGCAGCAGTGCAGCCAAATCAATGCTGCCGGTCGAGGCGGAAACGCCTGATTACGAGATGCGCGGCTATATTTCCAAGCCGGAGATGACGCGGGCGAACCGGAACGGCATGACAACGATCGTCAATGGCCGTTATATCCGCAGTTTCGTATTGAACCAGGCGATTGTACAAGCTTATCATACGCTGCTGCCGATCAACCGGTTTCCGTTAGTTGTGCTGGAGCTGGGCATGCACCCCAGTCTGCTTGATGTCAACGTCCATCCTTCCAAGATGGAAGTCCGATTCAGCAAGGAAGCGGAATTGAAAGAGCTTGTTGAGCAGGCTGTTCGTGCGGCGCTCCGGAGCGAACGGTATATTCCCGGTCCGGAATCGGCAGCCAAACCTGCCCGATCGGGTCCGCTCTATGTGCAGGATGCGATCTCATTCCACCGGCAGGAGCCTCCTGCTTCCGGCAGCGGCCAGGCTGCCTATGCCGGAAGCGATGCTGCGGCTCCGGCCAGCCGGCCGCCGCAAAGGACTTCCGGACATTCGGCTCCGTTTGCAGGGCGCGCGTCATCCGAGCCTTATGTGCCAAAAGATGCTGCTGAGAGGCTGTATGCCCCGCCGCGCTATGAAGGAAGCCAGGCATCCGGCTCCGGGCAGCCAAAGCCCGCTTTGGCTGCAAGCGGACATCAGCTTTCATCAGCCGGTGAAATGCGGGAGCCGGCGGGTCTTTATGCTGCAGGAAGCGTCCAGCCGGAAGATACGGGGTTGGCCGATGACGGGCAGCCGGCTGCTGCCTATAGCGAAGCGGCTGCCGCATCCGCTGCCGTTGATACGGCCGGCGGTGTGCGGGCGAATGCGCCGTTTAACCCGGCGAAGCCGTGGAAACCGGCCGCAGCTGAAGAGCAGCAGGCGAAGGAACGTTTTCCCGAGCTGTCATGGATCGGTCAAATGCACGGCACGTATATGATAGCGGAGGCAGAGGACGGCCTTTATTTGATTGACCAGCATGCTGCGCATGAGCGGATTAACTACGAATATTATTTTCATAAATTCGGCAACCCGGCCAAGGCGAGCCAGCAGCTGCTTATTCCGCTGACACTGGAATTTACGCCGGGCGAAGCGTTGCAGCTGCAGGACCGGCTGGACTTGTTCGCGGAGGCGGGAGTCGAGATCGAGCCGTTTGGCGCCCAGACCTTCCTGGTGCGTGCTTATCCGGAATGGTTCCCGCAAGGCGAAGAGAAAGCCATCATTGAAGAAATGGCGGAGCTGGTCATTGCTGAACGGAAATCAATTGATATTGCCAAGCTGCGCGAGCAAGCGGCGATTATGTGCTCCTGCAAAGCCTCCATCAAAGCAAACGACCGCAAAACGCGGGAAGAGGGCGAAGCTTTGATCGCCAGATTATCGAATTGCAGCCAGCCTTATACTTGTCCGCACGGACGGCCGATTATTGTCCATTTGTCCAACTACCAGCTTGAAAAAATGTTTAAGCGGGTGATGTCATGA
- a CDS encoding putative amidoligase domain-containing protein, with translation MSETWLWYGDYDRLEHVMPGNGAKPASRARADSPFRRYGHWSEVGPGDAVFSLSEHKAVDEQRFPGAWILNSRSAAAALMPQETQQLIWQRSGLMQQERGYVRLYLIRVVHLDPIEMIRLDSSGNPVSGTNPLSKSGSAQAAPGSLWPQDAAVRRVVRTAVRALYVLGLDVGEVEVALGMDGKTSVRAVHAMEDIQLRQASLQRFAGWLHTVRSQEYEEEKPPLLIGADPEFLLLRPDGKVASAARFLGESTGAAAGTDVLRVGRRLLYPVAELRPDPADNPNALAANVRLLLLRAAKRIGSDYSLRWAAGAMPARGIALGGHIHFSGVPLTSKLLHLLDSYTAFILAMVEDPSGRGRRPRYGALGDFRLQPHGFEYRTLPSWLVSPAAAKGAFALSLLCAKEAWNLSYLPSMDERFIAAYYEGDRAELLGCLDGLAAEMAATESYGQYAAYIEPLLDAARKGAVWDESQDIRFKWRIPPLG, from the coding sequence ATGTCGGAAACGTGGCTGTGGTATGGCGATTATGATCGTTTGGAGCATGTCATGCCGGGGAACGGCGCAAAGCCGGCTTCGCGAGCTCGCGCCGATTCGCCGTTCAGGCGGTATGGGCATTGGTCGGAGGTGGGGCCGGGCGACGCCGTTTTTTCGCTGTCGGAACATAAGGCGGTTGATGAGCAGCGCTTTCCGGGCGCTTGGATACTTAACAGCAGATCCGCGGCGGCCGCATTGATGCCGCAGGAGACGCAGCAGCTCATATGGCAGCGTTCCGGGCTTATGCAACAAGAGCGCGGATACGTTCGTCTCTATTTGATCCGGGTCGTGCATTTGGACCCGATTGAAATGATCAGGCTGGACAGCTCCGGCAATCCGGTCAGCGGCACGAATCCGTTAAGCAAATCCGGGAGCGCGCAAGCGGCACCCGGGTCGTTATGGCCGCAGGATGCCGCTGTCCGGCGTGTTGTACGGACCGCTGTCCGGGCGCTTTATGTGCTTGGGCTTGATGTAGGCGAAGTTGAGGTGGCGCTGGGCATGGACGGCAAAACATCAGTCCGGGCTGTACATGCCATGGAGGACATCCAGCTGCGGCAAGCGAGCCTCCAGCGTTTTGCGGGATGGCTGCATACCGTCCGAAGCCAGGAATATGAAGAAGAGAAACCGCCGCTGCTTATCGGGGCCGATCCCGAGTTTCTGCTGCTGCGGCCGGACGGCAAAGTCGCGTCGGCTGCCCGTTTCCTGGGGGAAAGCACGGGAGCGGCGGCCGGAACGGATGTGCTGCGCGTAGGGCGAAGATTGTTGTATCCGGTTGCGGAGCTGCGCCCTGACCCGGCGGACAATCCGAATGCGCTGGCCGCTAATGTCAGGCTGCTGCTGCTCCGCGCAGCGAAGCGGATCGGCAGCGACTATTCGCTTCGCTGGGCGGCAGGGGCGATGCCTGCGCGGGGGATCGCGCTGGGCGGGCATATCCACTTCAGCGGCGTGCCGCTTACATCCAAGCTGCTTCATTTGCTGGACAGCTATACGGCGTTTATTTTGGCGATGGTGGAGGATCCTTCCGGCAGGGGCAGAAGGCCGCGATACGGAGCACTTGGCGATTTCCGGCTGCAGCCGCACGGCTTCGAATACCGCACGCTGCCCAGCTGGCTTGTTTCTCCTGCCGCAGCGAAGGGAGCTTTTGCTTTATCGCTGCTTTGCGCCAAGGAGGCGTGGAATTTATCGTATTTGCCGTCGATGGACGAACGGTTTATTGCCGCTTATTACGAAGGGGACCGGGCCGAGCTGCTTGGTTGCCTCGACGGCCTGGCCGCCGAGATGGCAGCGACGGAAAGCTACGGACAATATGCGGCTTATATCGAGCCGCTGCTCGATGCCGCCCGCAAAGGGGCGGTATGGGATGAAAGCCAGGATATCCGGTTCAAATGGCGCATTCCGCCCTTGGGTTAA
- a CDS encoding transglycosylase domain-containing protein yields the protein MVSDKPNSRRANSTKKKKKRSSRKWFFGLFFTVVIAIVCGIIGYLLIILNGERILSENADKFVLGEPTIIYDMNGQEVGQLADQQNNRDSAEYSEIPKLLMQAVVATEDQRFYEHSGIDLIGVGRALVKDVIARSAVEGGSTITQQLAKNMFLTSDKNFFRKATEASIAVALENKMTKEEILTMYLNRIYLGQGVYGIKAAAKLYFDKDLKDLDLWEIATLAGMPKGPSKYNPISNPDLSKERRGVVLQLMYQQGIITESEMEQAKAVDYEPPANIEQSKKQQYLAFIDYVVDEALQVMPNMTEEELRIGGYSIYTTLNQQAQRAVEAEFADDSNFEKSVDDQKVQGAMVIMDHSDGAIQAIAGGRDYVRKGLNRALVKRQPGSSFKPIVAYGPALETGDYTPQTVLANDKKCFGSYCPSDSKGTTPITMIEAVKESRNLPAVWMLNTIGLNTGIKFANKLGIELTDQDKNLSIALGGLTEG from the coding sequence ATGGTTTCAGACAAACCAAACAGCAGAAGGGCGAACAGCACGAAAAAGAAAAAGAAGCGATCGTCGCGAAAGTGGTTTTTTGGCTTGTTTTTTACGGTCGTTATAGCGATTGTTTGCGGGATTATCGGCTATCTGCTCATTATATTAAACGGTGAACGCATTTTGTCTGAGAACGCGGACAAATTTGTATTAGGGGAACCAACAATTATTTACGATATGAACGGCCAGGAAGTGGGCCAGCTTGCCGACCAGCAAAACAACCGCGACAGCGCGGAGTATTCGGAAATTCCGAAACTTCTCATGCAGGCGGTTGTGGCGACGGAGGATCAGCGCTTTTATGAACATTCCGGCATTGATCTGATCGGGGTCGGCCGCGCGCTTGTGAAGGACGTTATAGCTCGAAGCGCAGTGGAAGGCGGCAGTACCATTACCCAGCAGCTCGCCAAAAATATGTTCCTGACATCGGATAAAAACTTTTTCCGTAAAGCGACGGAAGCTTCGATAGCCGTTGCGTTGGAAAACAAAATGACCAAAGAAGAAATTTTGACGATGTATTTGAACCGGATTTATTTGGGCCAAGGGGTGTACGGCATCAAGGCGGCCGCCAAGCTTTATTTTGACAAGGATCTTAAAGATTTGGATTTGTGGGAAATTGCGACACTCGCGGGCATGCCGAAAGGGCCGAGCAAATACAACCCGATCAGCAATCCGGATTTATCGAAGGAACGCCGCGGCGTTGTGCTGCAGCTGATGTATCAGCAGGGCATTATTACCGAAAGCGAAATGGAGCAGGCAAAAGCTGTTGATTATGAGCCGCCGGCTAACATTGAGCAAAGCAAAAAGCAGCAATATCTCGCTTTTATTGATTATGTGGTGGATGAAGCGCTGCAGGTTATGCCGAATATGACGGAGGAAGAACTCCGGATCGGCGGTTACTCGATTTATACGACATTGAATCAGCAAGCGCAACGGGCAGTTGAAGCCGAGTTCGCCGATGATTCCAACTTTGAAAAAAGCGTCGATGACCAGAAGGTGCAAGGGGCGATGGTCATTATGGACCACTCGGACGGTGCCATTCAGGCGATTGCAGGCGGCCGCGATTACGTCCGCAAAGGGCTGAACCGTGCGCTTGTCAAACGCCAGCCGGGTTCTTCCTTTAAACCGATTGTCGCTTATGGCCCTGCGCTGGAAACGGGAGATTATACGCCTCAAACCGTGCTGGCCAATGATAAAAAATGTTTTGGCTCGTATTGCCCTAGCGATTCCAAAGGAACGACGCCGATTACAATGATTGAAGCTGTGAAAGAATCGCGCAACTTGCCGGCGGTTTGGATGCTGAACACGATTGGCCTCAACACCGGCATCAAGTTTGCAAATAAGCTGGGCATTGAATTGACGGATCAGGACAAAAACCTTTCCATCGCTTTGGGCGGCTTGACGGAAGGGTAA
- the mutS gene encoding DNA mismatch repair protein MutS — MAGYTPMIQQYLSVKEQAKDAFLFFRLGDFYEMFFEDAVAAARELEITLTGRDGGMAEKIPMCGVPYHSADNYIARLVEKGYKVAICEQVEDPSAAKGVVRREIVRVITPGTVMESKSLADKSNNFIVSVAGYGARFYGIAACDLSTGELYVTSVVPTLEALLDEINVYEPSEMVGEAPLLAELQPLVAAAGRPVLLTPREPAPADKLAGQFGHEQLAGLAAERLAAVSLLTGYLDETQKRSLHHVRTVRTYETNQYMVLDNYTRRNLELTETVRDRSKKGSLLSLLDRTQTSMGARLLRRWIDKPLLNAAAIEARLEAVDTLYRNLILREDIRTELKEIYDLERLVGRVAFGSANGRDMNALKNSLLRVPQLAALSASSGSATLAALVRGLDTCADIAEAIDAVIVDEPPVSVREGGLIRGGCDPYLDQLREASTNGKRWLAELERQEREATGIKSLKIGYNKVFGYYLEVTKANLPMLPEGRYERKQTLASAERFVTPELKEKERLILEAEEKMVDLEYEKFLELRDHVALHLSRLQKLAETIAALDVYQSLALVSAERRYAKPSITEGYNLKIEEGRHPVVESVMEGAPFITNSASLTQEDHSMLLITGPNMAGKSTYMRQVALIVIMAQIGCFVPAKGAEVPLVDRIFTRIGAADDLIGGQSTFMVEMKDIQIMTEKATRDSLVIIDELGRGTSTSEGMAIAQAVIEFVHHHIGCKALVSTHFHELSHLEESLPSLANACMAVEESGDHVTFLRKLIPGAASTSYGIYCARLAGLPESVIGRAYELLDGLEQQPEEKRTGAGFALKQPEAVETVRETAAAADLRGAEANESRTAMPAEALREAAAGLEAPAAVRRELPVSADAETNRIAGGQPSAASAGGSNPFAGDRELHPTNAKEIAGGGFEPLEAPVQLSIFAEAAVQADTGKRKASDPKAEQLAEQLRKLDLFNMTPLEAMQWLNDMKRKFKD, encoded by the coding sequence ATGGCTGGATATACCCCGATGATACAGCAATATTTGTCCGTCAAAGAGCAGGCAAAGGATGCGTTCCTGTTTTTTCGGCTGGGCGATTTTTACGAGATGTTTTTTGAAGATGCCGTTGCAGCGGCACGTGAGCTTGAAATTACGTTGACCGGCAGGGATGGCGGCATGGCGGAAAAAATTCCGATGTGCGGCGTTCCTTACCACTCGGCCGACAATTACATAGCGCGTTTGGTGGAAAAAGGGTACAAGGTTGCCATTTGCGAGCAGGTGGAGGACCCTTCCGCAGCTAAAGGCGTCGTCAGACGGGAGATTGTCCGCGTCATTACGCCGGGTACGGTTATGGAATCCAAATCGCTGGCGGATAAAAGCAACAACTTTATCGTATCGGTTGCAGGATACGGCGCCAGATTTTACGGCATCGCTGCTTGCGATCTGTCGACGGGCGAGCTGTATGTCACTTCCGTCGTGCCGACTTTGGAGGCGCTGCTCGACGAAATCAACGTTTATGAGCCTTCGGAAATGGTCGGCGAGGCGCCGCTCCTGGCGGAGCTGCAGCCGCTTGTGGCGGCAGCCGGCCGTCCGGTGCTGCTGACGCCAAGAGAACCGGCGCCGGCGGACAAGCTTGCCGGGCAGTTCGGCCATGAGCAGCTTGCGGGCCTCGCTGCCGAGCGGCTGGCGGCGGTAAGCCTGCTGACGGGGTATTTGGACGAGACGCAGAAACGCTCCTTGCACCATGTTCGTACGGTACGCACCTATGAAACGAACCAATACATGGTGCTGGATAATTACACGCGCCGTAATCTGGAACTGACGGAAACGGTTCGTGACCGCAGCAAAAAAGGATCGCTGCTGTCGCTGCTCGACCGTACGCAGACCTCCATGGGCGCGCGCCTTCTGCGCCGCTGGATCGATAAACCGCTGCTGAATGCCGCAGCGATTGAAGCAAGGCTTGAAGCGGTCGATACGCTGTACCGCAATTTAATATTGCGTGAAGACATTCGCACCGAGCTGAAAGAAATATACGACCTGGAGCGTTTGGTCGGCAGGGTTGCATTCGGCAGCGCCAACGGACGTGACATGAATGCGCTCAAAAACTCGCTGCTGCGTGTGCCTCAGCTGGCTGCGCTCTCCGCCTCGTCCGGTTCGGCAACGCTCGCCGCACTTGTGCGCGGCTTGGATACATGCGCCGACATTGCGGAGGCGATTGATGCCGTTATCGTGGACGAGCCGCCGGTTTCCGTCAGGGAAGGCGGGCTGATCCGGGGCGGCTGCGATCCGTATCTGGATCAGCTGAGAGAGGCGAGCACCAACGGCAAGCGGTGGCTGGCGGAGCTGGAACGCCAGGAACGCGAAGCGACAGGAATCAAGTCGCTGAAAATCGGCTACAACAAAGTGTTTGGCTATTATTTGGAAGTGACGAAAGCGAACCTTCCTATGCTGCCGGAAGGCAGGTACGAGCGCAAGCAAACGCTCGCCAGCGCCGAGCGGTTCGTCACGCCGGAGCTGAAAGAGAAAGAGCGGCTCATACTGGAAGCCGAAGAGAAGATGGTTGATCTCGAATATGAGAAGTTTCTGGAGCTGCGCGACCATGTTGCGCTTCATCTGAGCCGGCTGCAGAAGCTGGCTGAGACGATTGCCGCACTGGACGTGTACCAGTCGCTGGCGCTGGTCAGCGCCGAACGGCGGTATGCCAAGCCTTCCATTACAGAAGGCTACAATCTGAAAATTGAAGAGGGCCGTCATCCGGTTGTCGAATCCGTGATGGAGGGCGCTCCGTTTATTACGAACAGCGCTTCGCTGACACAGGAAGACCATTCGATGCTGCTTATTACCGGGCCGAATATGGCGGGCAAAAGCACGTATATGCGCCAAGTAGCGCTTATCGTCATTATGGCGCAGATCGGCTGTTTTGTTCCGGCCAAAGGAGCCGAGGTGCCGCTGGTCGACCGGATCTTTACGCGTATTGGCGCGGCGGATGATCTGATCGGCGGCCAAAGTACGTTTATGGTCGAGATGAAGGATATCCAGATTATGACGGAAAAAGCGACGCGTGACAGCTTGGTCATAATTGACGAGCTTGGCCGAGGCACTTCAACCTCGGAAGGCATGGCCATTGCGCAAGCCGTCATTGAGTTTGTGCATCATCATATCGGATGCAAAGCGCTCGTTTCAACGCATTTTCACGAGCTGTCGCATTTGGAGGAGTCGCTTCCTTCGCTCGCGAACGCCTGCATGGCCGTTGAAGAAAGCGGCGATCACGTGACGTTCCTCCGCAAGCTGATCCCAGGTGCGGCGAGCACCAGCTACGGCATTTATTGCGCGCGGCTTGCCGGCCTGCCGGAATCAGTCATCGGCCGGGCTTATGAGCTGCTGGACGGGCTGGAGCAGCAGCCGGAGGAGAAACGTACGGGTGCCGGATTCGCGCTGAAACAGCCTGAGGCTGTGGAGACGGTCCGCGAGACGGCTGCAGCGGCAGACTTACGCGGGGCAGAGGCAAATGAAAGCCGTACGGCAATGCCGGCGGAAGCCTTGCGCGAAGCGGCAGCTGGACTTGAAGCGCCTGCTGCTGTCCGGCGCGAATTGCCTGTTTCTGCTGACGCAGAAACGAACCGGATTGCCGGAGGGCAGCCATCTGCCGCATCCGCCGGAGGTTCGAATCCGTTCGCTGGGGATCGGGAGCTGCACCCAACGAATGCGAAAGAAATTGCAGGCGGCGGCTTTGAGCCGCTGGAAGCGCCCGTGCAGCTTTCAATTTTTGCCGAGGCCGCTGTGCAGGCGGACACCGGGAAACGGAAAGCATCCGATCCGAAAGCGGAGCAGCTTGCCGAGCAGCTGCGCAAGCTGGATTTGTTTAATATGACGCCGCTTGAAGCGATGCAATGGCTGAACGATATGAAACGGAAATTCAAAGATTAG
- the hfq gene encoding RNA chaperone Hfq — protein MNKSINIQDTFLNQLRKDNIPVTVFLMNGFQIRGTIKAFDNFTIIIDSDGRQQMVYKHAISTFTPQRNVSLSQDLTNQES, from the coding sequence ATGAATAAATCCATCAATATTCAAGATACGTTCTTGAACCAACTGCGCAAAGATAATATTCCGGTTACGGTTTTTCTAATGAACGGGTTCCAAATCCGCGGCACGATCAAAGCTTTTGATAATTTCACCATTATTATCGACAGCGACGGCCGCCAGCAAATGGTATACAAGCATGCGATCTCGACGTTTACGCCGCAGCGTAACGTATCGCTTTCGCAAGATTTGACGAACCAAGAGTCTTAA